The bacterium (Candidatus Blackallbacteria) CG13_big_fil_rev_8_21_14_2_50_49_14 genome includes a region encoding these proteins:
- a CDS encoding DEAD/DEAH box helicase translates to MSNFEFLREKPLFCDFAEACIDAENSMSVSYATSAMQTRRALELAVKWVYAYDSDLNVPYQDNLSALIHDHTFKSILDSQLFPLLKFIVTLGNKAAHTARALSREQATEALHCLYVFIAWIDYSYSDEIHEAPFDPALLPDKELSESRTVKMQQELERMQAELEAKDKALKELLKAQETREEFSKKREENTQARDFKPDDISEFKTRKIYIDLMLEMTGWALGSNWLEEVEVTGMPSPSGIGYVDYVLYGENGLPVAVVEAKKTSVDPKKGKIQARIYADCLEQMHGVRPFIFYTNGFSTYFWDDANYPARQVSGFFTPAECAWFRQRQAQKQPLNTAVINNSIANRHYQKTAIQAVCETLSQGHRRALLVMATGTGKTRTAISLVDVLTRQNWIKNVLFLADRRELVKQAKKNFAALLPSLSICNLLDSKDSPDSRMVFSTYPTMMNAIDKTKSKDGSVLFTPGHFDLIIIDEAHRSIYKKYQDIFTYFDGFLVGLTATPKTDIDHNTYALFELENNVPTYAYELVDAVEEGFLVSYTSHETKMKFLEQGIVYDELSEQEKEEWEDTFDEGCDTIDSSALNAYLFNSNTIDTVLQDLMNDGIKVQGGDRIGKTIIFAANTKHADAILERFNLLYPSSSGKTAECIYNGIKYVDSVLDDFASKDKFPQIAISVDMLDTGIDIPELVNLVFFKKVRSKAKFWQMIGRGTRLCPDLFGIGDDKQAFRIFDYCGNFEYFRTEKNLSEGRAIKSLTEQLFGVRACIAQALQHLKYQSTEYQAFRTALITSLYTEVCAINENHFASRLRIEYLHRYNQQSAWDNITDTMIAELEKHIAPLVQPSEEQELAKRFDYLMYSIMLETLQGAPKPQQRQRLVETGEALAAKGHLEKVKRQAPIITRIQEPVYWVEADLFEHESVRVALRDLLDLIERSSQEIYYTHFLDTKLEVRENEAFYGGYDFRSYRAKVNAYLKAHTDDLPIHKLRHNKELTPQDLSYLEKVLWQELGTKEEYEKEFKDEPLLKLVARLVGLDRSAALELFSEFLSDNSLNTQQIAFVNLVVDHVMVNGSLEKQKLNDSPFNDHGDLASLFDGKIGVIQSMVKKIDQLNARLQMG, encoded by the coding sequence ATGAGCAATTTTGAATTTCTGCGGGAGAAACCTCTCTTTTGTGATTTTGCTGAAGCGTGCATCGACGCTGAAAACTCAATGTCGGTTTCGTATGCCACCTCGGCTATGCAGACCCGGCGGGCGCTGGAACTGGCCGTCAAATGGGTCTATGCCTACGACAGTGATCTGAACGTGCCCTATCAGGACAATCTCTCGGCCCTGATCCACGACCACACCTTCAAATCGATTCTCGACAGCCAGCTCTTTCCCTTGCTCAAGTTCATTGTCACCCTCGGCAACAAGGCTGCCCATACGGCCCGCGCGCTTTCGCGCGAACAGGCCACCGAAGCCCTGCACTGCCTGTATGTCTTTATCGCCTGGATCGACTACTCTTATTCAGATGAGATCCACGAAGCGCCCTTTGATCCCGCCCTGCTGCCGGATAAAGAACTGTCCGAAAGCCGCACCGTCAAAATGCAGCAGGAACTTGAACGGATGCAGGCCGAGTTAGAGGCCAAGGACAAAGCCCTCAAAGAACTGCTCAAAGCCCAGGAAACCCGCGAAGAATTTAGCAAAAAACGTGAAGAAAATACCCAGGCCCGTGACTTTAAACCGGACGACATCAGCGAGTTCAAGACCCGCAAAATCTATATCGACCTGATGCTCGAAATGACCGGCTGGGCCCTCGGCTCCAATTGGCTCGAAGAGGTCGAAGTCACAGGAATGCCAAGCCCTTCAGGGATCGGCTATGTGGACTATGTGCTCTATGGCGAAAACGGCCTGCCCGTGGCCGTGGTCGAAGCAAAAAAAACCAGTGTAGATCCCAAAAAAGGCAAAATTCAGGCCAGGATTTATGCCGATTGCCTGGAACAAATGCACGGGGTGCGTCCGTTTATCTTTTATACCAATGGCTTCAGCACCTATTTCTGGGACGATGCCAATTACCCCGCCCGTCAGGTCTCTGGCTTTTTTACCCCGGCTGAATGTGCCTGGTTCCGTCAGCGGCAGGCCCAGAAGCAGCCCCTGAACACAGCGGTCATCAATAACAGCATCGCCAATCGCCACTACCAGAAAACCGCCATTCAGGCCGTCTGTGAGACCCTCAGTCAGGGCCACCGCCGCGCCCTGCTGGTGATGGCCACTGGCACCGGAAAAACCCGAACCGCGATCTCGCTGGTGGATGTATTGACTCGCCAGAACTGGATCAAGAACGTGCTCTTTTTGGCGGATCGGCGCGAACTGGTCAAACAGGCCAAGAAGAACTTTGCCGCCCTGCTGCCCAGCCTCTCGATCTGCAATCTGCTCGATTCCAAAGACAGCCCCGACAGCCGCATGGTCTTCTCGACTTACCCGACCATGATGAATGCCATCGACAAAACCAAATCCAAAGATGGCTCTGTCCTGTTTACGCCCGGCCACTTTGACCTGATTATCATCGACGAAGCCCACCGCTCAATCTACAAAAAATACCAGGACATCTTCACCTATTTCGATGGCTTTCTGGTGGGCCTGACGGCCACGCCCAAAACCGATATCGACCACAATACCTATGCCCTGTTTGAACTCGAAAACAATGTGCCGACCTATGCCTATGAGCTGGTGGATGCCGTTGAAGAAGGCTTTCTGGTGTCTTACACCTCCCACGAAACCAAAATGAAATTTCTGGAGCAGGGCATTGTCTATGACGAGCTGTCTGAACAAGAAAAAGAAGAATGGGAAGACACCTTTGATGAGGGCTGCGACACCATCGACAGCAGCGCCCTGAACGCCTATTTGTTTAATTCCAATACCATCGACACGGTGTTGCAAGACCTGATGAACGACGGCATCAAAGTGCAGGGTGGGGATCGCATTGGCAAAACCATAATTTTTGCTGCCAACACCAAACACGCTGATGCGATTCTGGAACGCTTCAATCTACTCTACCCCAGCAGTTCTGGCAAAACCGCCGAGTGCATCTACAACGGCATCAAATACGTCGATTCGGTGCTCGATGACTTCGCCAGCAAAGACAAATTCCCCCAGATTGCGATTTCGGTAGACATGCTCGATACCGGCATCGACATTCCTGAATTGGTCAATCTGGTCTTTTTTAAAAAAGTACGCTCCAAAGCCAAATTCTGGCAGATGATCGGACGAGGCACCCGTCTTTGCCCCGATCTTTTTGGCATCGGCGACGATAAACAAGCATTCCGCATCTTTGACTATTGCGGCAACTTTGAATATTTCCGCACCGAAAAAAATCTCTCCGAAGGCCGGGCCATCAAATCCCTGACCGAACAGCTCTTTGGCGTGCGCGCCTGTATTGCGCAGGCTTTGCAGCATCTCAAATACCAGAGCACGGAATATCAAGCCTTCCGCACAGCCTTGATCACGTCCCTGTATACCGAAGTCTGCGCCATCAATGAGAATCACTTCGCCAGCCGCCTGCGGATCGAATACCTGCACCGCTATAACCAGCAATCAGCCTGGGACAACATCACCGATACGATGATCGCAGAGCTGGAAAAACATATTGCCCCACTGGTCCAGCCTTCCGAAGAACAGGAACTGGCCAAACGCTTTGACTACCTGATGTACAGCATCATGCTGGAAACCCTGCAAGGCGCGCCCAAACCGCAACAGCGGCAAAGACTGGTCGAAACAGGCGAAGCCCTGGCCGCCAAAGGCCATCTTGAAAAGGTCAAACGTCAGGCCCCTATCATCACCCGGATTCAAGAGCCGGTTTATTGGGTCGAAGCTGATCTCTTTGAACATGAATCCGTGCGCGTGGCTCTGCGGGATTTGCTCGATCTGATCGAACGCTCGAGTCAGGAAATCTACTATACCCACTTCCTAGATACCAAGCTGGAAGTGCGCGAGAATGAAGCCTTCTATGGAGGCTATGATTTCCGATCCTACCGGGCCAAGGTCAATGCCTATCTCAAGGCGCATACCGATGACCTGCCGATCCATAAACTGCGCCACAACAAAGAATTGACCCCACAAGATCTCAGCTATCTCGAAAAAGTACTCTGGCAGGAACTGGGCACCAAAGAAGAGTATGAAAAAGAATTCAAAGACGAGCCCTTGCTCAAACTGGTCGCTCGCCTTGTCGGACTGGATCGTTCTGCCGCCCTGGAACTCTTCAGCGAATTCCTATCTGACAACTCGCTGAATACGCAACAAATCGCCTTCGTGAATCTGGTGGTCGATCATGTCATGGTCAATGGCTCACTCGAAAAGCAGAAGCTGAATGACTCGCCCTTCAACGATCACGGCGATCTGGCTTCCCTTTTTGATGGCAAAATCGGAGTCATTCAAAGCATGGTAAAGAAGATCGACCAACTCAATGCGCGCCTGCAAATGGGTTAA